The Pempheris klunzingeri isolate RE-2024b chromosome 1, fPemKlu1.hap1, whole genome shotgun sequence genome includes a region encoding these proteins:
- the LOC139205930 gene encoding serine protease 23-like, whose product MRSRAAPPRFTSILFLLFLPLVSSSTSSSSSSTRPQWILQRVPVVLPQQTEARPAPLFLSPARLDVSSPCDPECHKRAPHPSYWDLRRFLSYETLHSSGQLTETAIGIYGYNRSANTSPAHSSGSPERPRVRTKRQIFGHDGRFSIAGQDFLLKYPFSVAVKLSTGCSGTLVGDRHVLTAAHCVHDGKNYVKGAQKLRVGFLKPKQRDTQPSSLYLSSNFSNHVEGGPAPYAPPTNDKMKFQWIRAKRTHVPKGWIKGNANDIGMDYDYALLELKKPHKRRHMKLGVSPPAQRLPGRRVHFSGYDNDRPGQLVYRFCRAGEETSDLLYQHCDAQPGASGSGVYARMWDGQRRRWERKVIGVFSGHQWVERLGASQEFNVAVRITPLKYAQICYWIKGNFVDCREG is encoded by the exons ATGCGCTCCCGGGCTGCGCCCCCCCG GTTTACCTCCATCCtatttctcctcttccttcccctGGTTtcttcttccacctcctcctcctcctcctccacccgcCCCCAGTGGATTCTCCAGCGTGTCCCTGTGGTCCTCCCACAGCAGACTGAGGCTCGACCAgcccctctcttcctgtctccgGCCCGTTTGGATGTCAGCTCCCCCTGTGACCCAGAATGCCACAAGAGAGCCCCTCATCCGAGCTACTGGGACCTGCGGCGCTTCCTGTCCTATGAGACACTCCACTCTAGTGGTCAACTTACCGAGACCGCCATTGGGATCTACGGCTACAACCGCAGTGCTAACACGAGTCCGGCCCACTCCTCAGGGTCGCCTGAGCGGCCACGTGTCAGGACAAAGCGACAGATCTTCGGCCATGATGGACGTTTTAGCATCGCCGGGCAGGACTTCCTGCTTAAATATCCATTCTCAGTGGCTGTCAAACTGTCCACTGGGTGTTCTGGTACGTTGGTGGGGGACCGTCACGTTCTCACGGCTGCTCATTGTGTTCACGACGGTAAAAACTATGTGAAAGGAGCGCAGAAGCTTCGGGTCGGGTTCCTAAAGCCGAAGCAACGAGACACCCAGCCTTCTTCCCTTTACCTTTCCTCCAACTTCAGCAACCACGTTGAAGGTGGCCCTGCTCCTTACGCCCCACCAACCAACGACAAAATGAAGTTCCAGTGGATCAGAGCCAAGCGCACCCATGTTCCCAAAGGTTGGATTAAAGGGAATGCTAATGACATAGGGATGGACTATGACTACGCTTTGCTTGAACTCAAGAAACCCCACAAACGCCGCCACATGAAATTAGGAGTCAGCCCCCCGGCTCAGAGGCTGCCTGGTCGTCGAGTCCACTTCTCTGGATATGACAACGACCGCCCAGGCCAGCTGGTGTATCGGTTCTGTCGGGCCGGCGAGGAGACATCAGACCTGCTGTACCAGCACTGTGATGCTCAGCCAGGTGCCAGCGGGTCAGGTGTCTATGCCCGGATGTGGGATGGGCAGCGCCGACGCTGGGAGCGGAAGGTCATaggtgtgttttctgggcatCAGTGGGTGGAGAGACTTGGGGCGTCTCAGGAATTTAACGTAGCTGTGAGAATCACGCCTCTCAAATATGCTCAGATCTGCTACTGGATAAAAGGAAATTTTGTGGACTGCCGAGAGGGTTGA